A section of the Dehalococcoidales bacterium genome encodes:
- the hisS gene encoding histidine--tRNA ligase, with protein MYRAPRGTTDILPEQQAYWRYVEQKAARICRLYGYERIDLPMFEDTGLFTRGVGEGTDIVEKEMYVFEDRGGNSLALRPEGTASVCRAYLEHGLHNRPQPVKLFYIGPAFRYERPQAGRYRQHNQFGCEAIGDADPALDAEVIDMAWQFFFSLGLGRFTVVINSIGCRKCRTEYLSALKEHYHPHIDEVCPDCHVRFQKNPLRLLDCKNPLCQPIADGAPKSADYLCSECTGHYDEMKRHLGVLEIPFKEDRRLVRGFDYYTRTVFEVQPEAGGSQSSLGGGGRYDGLLEELGGKPTPGVGFATGIERMVLGLTRENIPVPPIPGPEIFIAHLGNEARDAAMKLATTLRRKGAAVLISTGGRSLKAQLRQANNLGIPRVAIIGEDEVRTGTVMLRDMTTSRQESVPVEKLLELVA; from the coding sequence TTGTACCGAGCACCACGCGGTACCACAGACATCCTGCCCGAGCAGCAGGCATACTGGCGCTACGTTGAGCAGAAGGCCGCCCGGATTTGCCGGCTCTACGGCTACGAGCGCATCGACTTGCCCATGTTTGAGGACACCGGGCTATTCACACGCGGCGTGGGAGAGGGCACCGATATCGTCGAGAAAGAGATGTACGTCTTTGAAGACCGGGGGGGCAACAGCCTGGCCCTGAGACCGGAGGGCACCGCCTCCGTATGCCGGGCCTACCTGGAGCATGGCCTCCACAACCGCCCCCAGCCGGTTAAGCTGTTCTATATCGGCCCTGCTTTCCGCTACGAGCGACCTCAAGCAGGAAGATACCGGCAGCACAACCAGTTCGGCTGCGAGGCTATCGGTGATGCCGACCCCGCCCTTGACGCCGAGGTTATCGACATGGCCTGGCAGTTCTTCTTCAGCCTGGGTCTGGGCCGCTTCACGGTGGTGATAAACAGCATCGGCTGCAGGAAGTGCCGCACGGAGTATCTATCGGCACTTAAAGAACACTACCACCCGCACATCGATGAAGTCTGCCCCGACTGCCATGTCCGTTTCCAGAAAAACCCGCTGCGGCTGCTGGACTGCAAGAACCCCCTGTGCCAGCCGATAGCGGACGGTGCACCGAAGAGCGCCGACTACCTCTGCTCCGAGTGCACCGGGCACTACGACGAGATGAAAAGACACCTTGGCGTCCTTGAAATCCCCTTTAAGGAAGACCGCCGCCTGGTCCGCGGATTCGATTACTATACTCGCACGGTATTCGAGGTGCAGCCCGAGGCAGGGGGGTCCCAGAGCTCTCTGGGCGGTGGCGGGAGGTATGACGGCCTGCTCGAAGAGCTGGGCGGAAAACCGACTCCAGGGGTCGGTTTCGCCACCGGCATCGAGCGCATGGTGCTCGGCCTGACCAGGGAGAATATCCCCGTACCCCCGATACCCGGTCCGGAGATCTTCATCGCTCACCTCGGCAACGAAGCCAGGGACGCCGCGATGAAACTGGCGACTACCCTGCGACGCAAAGGGGCGGCGGTACTGATATCAACCGGCGGTCGCAGCCTCAAGGCCCAGCTAAGGCAGGCAAACAACCTGGGCATCCCCAGGGTGGCCATCATCGGCGAGGATGAGGTCAGGACAGGCACGGTAATGCTGCGCGATATGACCACCTCCAGACAGGAAAGCGTGCCCGTGGAGAAGCTCCTGGAATTGGTGGCATAA
- a CDS encoding bifunctional (p)ppGpp synthetase/guanosine-3',5'-bis(diphosphate) 3'-pyrophosphohydrolase — protein MVVSQLIDRAREYLPPSKIAIVERAYEFASRAHEGQMRKSGDPYIEHPLQTALILAELELDANSLAAALLHDVTENCDIPTSEIEAQFGSEVAKLVNAATKLGKISWQEPEETARRGSTTTGSVQAENLRRMLVAMAEDLRVVFIKLADRLHNMRTLYALDAEKQQRIARETLEIYAPLAHRLGIWEMKWQLEDLCFRYLETERYHQTASLLAEKRADREQFITEVTEQLNTELEQAGLKAEVFGRPKHLYSIHRKIERYAALGKDFDDIHDLLALRVLVDTVKDCYTVLGIVHALWHPLPEQFNDYIATPKTNGYQSLHTTVICHGTTSLEVQIRTHEMHHVSEYGVAVHWHYKEGGKPDGGVEDGVGWLRQLIEWHRELHGAEEFLESVRTDVFSDQVFVYTPKGEIKDLPRGSTPLDFAYRIHTDLGHRCIGAKVNGRMVPLNYELNNSDIVQVLSAKSDRGPSRDWLNSHLGFIKTSHAREKIRQWFKKRERTENVERGRELLEKLMRQLGMKFSERENLAALFKHDTLDEFYNSIGYGGITLHQITARLAAEEEEPKVIETARPKSTDSEVNVLGAGDMLTNLAQCCHPLPGDAIIGYITRSRGVTVHRKDCSNIINEEEKERMVPVEWGKASVLHPVKVRVDAWDRVGMMRDISTLVAEEKVNIVAVNLVYNDDQTISIFLTVEIGDLPQLSKLLSRAERIRGVLNITRVGEGSAVETSPPT, from the coding sequence GTGGTTGTCAGTCAGTTGATAGACAGGGCTCGGGAGTATCTGCCGCCGTCCAAGATTGCCATCGTCGAGCGGGCCTACGAATTCGCCAGCCGTGCTCACGAAGGGCAGATGCGGAAGTCGGGCGACCCTTATATCGAGCATCCCTTACAGACGGCCCTGATTCTGGCAGAGCTGGAGCTGGATGCCAACTCGCTGGCGGCCGCCCTTCTGCACGACGTTACCGAGAACTGCGACATACCCACGTCTGAGATTGAAGCCCAGTTCGGCTCGGAAGTTGCCAAGCTCGTCAATGCTGCCACCAAGCTTGGGAAAATCTCCTGGCAGGAACCGGAGGAGACGGCCCGCCGGGGCAGCACCACCACCGGGTCGGTGCAGGCGGAAAACCTTCGGAGGATGCTCGTGGCCATGGCCGAGGACCTGCGCGTGGTCTTCATCAAACTGGCCGACCGTCTCCACAACATGCGTACTCTCTACGCCCTCGACGCGGAGAAACAGCAGAGAATCGCGCGCGAGACCCTGGAGATATACGCTCCCCTGGCACACCGGTTAGGGATATGGGAAATGAAGTGGCAGCTTGAGGACCTGTGTTTCCGTTATCTGGAGACAGAGAGGTACCACCAGACGGCCAGCCTGCTTGCCGAGAAACGTGCCGACCGGGAGCAGTTCATCACCGAGGTGACGGAACAACTGAACACGGAGTTAGAGCAAGCGGGCCTGAAGGCTGAGGTGTTTGGTAGACCCAAGCACCTCTATAGCATACACCGCAAAATAGAGCGGTACGCTGCGCTCGGTAAGGACTTCGACGATATTCATGACCTGCTGGCACTTCGGGTGCTGGTGGACACGGTGAAAGACTGCTACACTGTCCTGGGTATTGTCCATGCCCTGTGGCACCCACTGCCCGAGCAGTTTAACGACTACATAGCTACTCCCAAAACGAATGGATACCAGTCCCTGCACACCACGGTGATATGTCACGGCACCACCTCTCTGGAGGTACAGATACGCACCCATGAAATGCACCACGTTTCCGAATATGGGGTGGCGGTTCACTGGCATTACAAGGAGGGCGGCAAGCCGGATGGTGGTGTCGAGGATGGCGTCGGCTGGCTGCGCCAGTTGATTGAGTGGCACCGCGAGCTGCATGGCGCAGAGGAGTTCCTGGAGTCGGTCAGGACAGACGTATTCAGTGACCAGGTCTTTGTCTATACGCCCAAGGGGGAAATCAAGGATCTGCCCAGGGGTTCTACCCCTCTTGATTTCGCCTACCGTATTCACACGGACCTCGGACACCGCTGCATTGGCGCCAAGGTGAACGGGCGGATGGTGCCGCTGAACTACGAACTCAACAATAGTGATATCGTCCAGGTCCTCTCAGCCAAGTCGGACCGCGGACCGAGCCGGGACTGGCTGAACTCTCACCTGGGCTTCATTAAGACTTCTCACGCCCGTGAGAAGATACGGCAGTGGTTCAAGAAGCGGGAGCGGACGGAAAATGTAGAGCGGGGCCGGGAGCTTCTGGAGAAGCTGATGAGGCAGCTGGGTATGAAGTTCAGCGAACGCGAGAACCTGGCGGCGCTATTCAAACACGATACCCTGGACGAGTTCTACAATTCCATCGGCTATGGGGGGATTACCCTTCACCAGATTACCGCCAGGCTGGCCGCGGAGGAAGAGGAGCCAAAGGTTATCGAGACGGCACGGCCAAAGAGCACGGACTCTGAGGTCAATGTCCTGGGCGCGGGCGATATGCTCACCAATCTGGCGCAGTGCTGTCATCCCCTGCCCGGCGACGCAATTATCGGTTATATCACGCGGAGTCGGGGCGTGACGGTTCACCGCAAGGACTGCAGCAACATCATCAATGAAGAGGAAAAAGAGCGAATGGTCCCGGTGGAATGGGGCAAGGCCAGTGTGCTGCACCCGGTCAAGGTCAGGGTGGACGCCTGGGATAGAGTAGGGATGATGCGCGATATCAGTACCCTGGTCGCCGAGGAGAAGGTCAACATCGTTGCCGTGAACCTGGTCTACAACGACGACCAGACGATTTCAATATTCCTTACCGTGGAGATAGGAGACCTGCCGCAGTTGAGCAAGCTCCTGTCCAGGGCTGAGAGAATTCGGGGCGTTTTGAATATCACCCGGGTAGGTGAAGGTAGCGCTGTTGAGACCAGCCCACCGACCTGA